One Drosophila subpulchrella strain 33 F10 #4 breed RU33 chromosome 2R, RU_Dsub_v1.1 Primary Assembly, whole genome shotgun sequence genomic window, GCGCTTTCAAAGCTCGGCTGCTGTCTATTCATGCGTGCCACACATCGGCAGGGGATGGTGGTGCGGTGGTTGTGGGGTGGTGGGTTGGTGGTGCAGGGCCGCCAGTTCCTGCATGTGTATCTACACACTCATGGAACACCACCCGGATTTCTAAGGATGAACAACGATAAGCCAGAGTCGTGAAATTGATATTGTTGTACTTTATGTTTATGTCGAATCATTATCGTTGCCTATCATGGCCAATTCTGATTATAAGACCCATTGTGATTAGTTAGGTATTATGCCTGATGATATTTGATCGAGAAAGCCaaataatttgattaattGGTTCCTTGCCTAGCTTAAGGACCAAGATAACTAAAAACGATGCCTGGTTTTCCACACGCATTTTCGTGGTAAAGTAATAAAAGGAAATTCGATTTGAATTTTGTTCTGCCATTAtcccaaaaaaataatactgCACACATTTTACTcgatatgaaaataaaattatagtGTGTTTAGACTGTTCAAAAATCATGCGAGGCCTTTACACTACAGATGAGGTTTTAAACATAAGATTATATAGAAAACTGACATTAAAATAAAGCGTAGCTAatctattaattttttttttactgaaaaaagttaaatttacTTATGAATATAAGAGAGGCTAAAGGACTGAAGGACATTAAACTAATTAAGACAACCAATACTTTCATTTTGATAAATAATACTAAACGGAGCATTACCGTCagcttaaaaattaaatgtaaatatttttcttcttATAAACTCGTTATATGCACTTTTCTTATCGTATTTCGTGTTCAAAACTAAATTTTCTGTATTTTCTAATTACATTATTATTTGTGGCCTAGTAAAcctctaaaaataataaatttttagACATTAGGCATTTTTAGAGAGATGATCAAAATCGTAAAAATCAAACCTTAAACAACCAAATGTTCTAGTATCACTCTTTgtgaataataataaaattctctTATTTATACAATAAGCTAGACTATTGTGCTGCATCGATTGATTCAAGGCAATTCTACTAACAACAACTGGAAGAAATTCACCTATATAAGCTTAGAAGAATTAGAATACCACGCACCAGGCTTTAAAAAGAAAAGGTCAGAGAAGTAAGCaaaatagaaaataatatgCATGAGCGTAAATGAAGGGCCCACTCTTAAGGGATGTATTCAAGTATCCTTGAGCGAAAGTTCTTAAAGTAAACTACTTAGGTTTTTAGGATTTTCAATgtattgataatatttatatcccAGCTCACATCGGTTGTCATCCTGAATATCCAAGCATGTATTCTGTTGATTTGTCGAAAGACCCCTGTTCGAAAGCTTCTTTCGAATGATCTTGCCGTTtgaaaaaaattcttgatTTTCCAAAATGCAATGGATAAAACACTTTAATCCGTTGTCAATGTTGTTTTTGTGACTCAACAGCtcattttttgcttttttggtCTGAAAATGTTTTGGGGAATAGGCCTTCTGTAACTTACAAATTCAGAAGAGAATAGTCCTCTGGCCAGCAGGAGAATCAAGACACTTAGTAAGAGCATTTTGTAAACTAATTACGATCAGTGTTTTGCAGTGAGTCTTCCTAACAATTCTAGCTCAACTCACCGCATGACCTTCAAATATTATCACATGTCGAATGAAATTTAACAGCTTAACAAAATTAGACCATTTAAGGTaaccatatatatatttaaaaaacgcTGATGGTTAAATAACATTCTAATTCGAACATTTGTAACAAAAAGGATAATTTACTTATTATGCAAACGGGATGAGACCCAATTAATTAATACCAATTTAGTAAAATTAAGGCAATCCGTCGATGTCCTTTTTAAGGCATTCGAATACCAAAAATCCGAGCTCACACTTGTTGTTACTGGGACTTGTTATCTTCAGGCATTTTTTTATCACTCTACCATATTTGTCGTAGTTCTCCTGGGTTATATTTAGTACGGACAAGTCGGGTTCGTTGACTCCATTGGCAACTAAATCAAGCTTTTCCAATTGACAAGCGTAATAGCACTTGACTCGATAACTGTGGGgatagttttcaaaaaattgtgGGGTGATTCCGCCCTTTTTTGCGCACTCATTTGCTACTTTTTGCTGATTAGAATTGAAGAATTTGCTTATAATTTGTATGACAAAGAGAAAAGATAGCTTTACTTACGAATATAGCTGAGGCCAAAGGGCCGAGCGCCATCAAGATAACCAAGGCACCCAATACTTTCATTTTGAGAACTGATA contains:
- the LOC119550910 gene encoding uncharacterized protein LOC119550910; its protein translation is MKVLGALVILMALGPLASAIFQKVANECAKKGGITPQFFENYPHSYRVKCYYACQLEKLDLVANGVNEPDLSVLNITQENYDKYGRVIKKCLKITSPSNNKCELGFLVFECLKKDIDGLP